One genomic window of Arachis stenosperma cultivar V10309 chromosome 10, arast.V10309.gnm1.PFL2, whole genome shotgun sequence includes the following:
- the LOC130957524 gene encoding probable pre-mRNA-splicing factor ATP-dependent RNA helicase DEAH9 has product MAQFWKPGTEKPRLVDDEEGGVLFFSGGFSSSSSSSGYGYASIEKQRQRLPVYKYRTAILYLVETHATTIIVGETGSGKTTQIPQFLKEAGWASGGRLIACTQPRRLAVQAVASRVAEEMGVKLGEEVGYTIRFEDVTKPDVTVLKFLTDGVLLREMMDDPLLTKYSVIMVDEAHERSISTDILLGLLKKVQKRRPELRLIISSATIEAKAMSDFFRKRKKRRELENEENGIQLEPAILSVEGRGFNVQINYVEEPVQDYVQAAVSTVLLIHEREPPGDILVFLTGQDDIDAAVQLIADEVQTSKKHSPGLVVLPLYSGLPRAEQELVFSPTPRGKRKVIISTNIAETSLTLEGIVYVVDSGFSKQKFYNPITDVENLVVAPISKASAKQRAGRAGRVRPGKCYRLYAEEYFLNHMSNEAIPEIQRSNLVSCIIHLKALGIDNILGFDWPASPSPEAMIRALEVLYSLGVLDDDVKLTSPTGFQVAEIPLDPMISKMIIASNQFGCSEEIITVAAVLSIQSIWISGRGIQKESDEAKLRFAAAEGDHVTFLNVYKGFLQSGKSSQWCHKNYVNYHAMRKVLEVREQLKRIAQRIGIVLKSCESDMQVVRKAVTAGFFANTCRLEEYSHNGMYKTIRGSQEVYIHPSSVLFRVNPKWIIYNSLVSTDRQYMRNVISIDPSWLLEAAPHFYQLQQSNPLH; this is encoded by the exons atgGCGCAGTTCTGGAAACCGGGGACGGAGAAGCCTCGCCTTGTGGACGATGAAGAAGGCGGCGTTCTCTTCTTCTCTGGTGGCTTCTcgtcctcttcttcctcttctggTTATGGATACGCGAGCATCGAGAAGCAGAGGCAGCGTTTACCTGTTTACAAGTACCGCACTGCGATTCTCTACCTTGTCGAGACTCACGCCACCACCATCATTGTCGGCGAGACCGGCAGTGGCAAAACCACTCAAATCCCTCAG TTCCTCAAGGAAGCTGGCTGGGCTTCCGGTGGCCGACTCATTGCTTGCACCCAGCCGAGGCGACTAGCTGTTCAG GCTGTTGCTTCCAGGGTTGCTGAAGAAATGGGAGTTAAACTTGGTGAGGAAGTTGGTTACACCATTAGGTTTGAAGATGTTACAAAGCCA GATGTAACAGTACTCAAATTTTTGACGGATGGTGTCCTCTTGAGGGAGATGATGGATGATCCCCTTTTGACCAAATATAG TGTTATAATGGTAGATGAAGCTCATGAAAGGTCCATCTCAACTGATATTTTACTTGGACTGTTGAAAAAG GTTCAAAAACGTCGACCGGAGTTGCGATTGATTATTTCATCTGCTACAATTGAAGCAAAGGCGATGTCTGACTTCTTCCGGAAGAG GAAAAAGCGCCGGGAACTTGAAAATGAGGAGAATGGAATACAATTGGAACCTGCAATCTTATCAGTTGAG gGTAGAGGCTTCAATGTACAAATTAATTATGTTGAGGAACCTGTCCAAGACTATGTTCAGGCTGCCGTTTCAACAGTACTGTTGATTCATGAGAGG GAGCCTCCGGGAGATATTCTAGTTTTCCTTACTGGTCAAGATGATATTGATGCTGCTGTTCAGTTGATTGCTGATGAAGTTCAAACCAGCAAGAAACATTCTCCAG gattggttgtTTTGCCTCTTTATTCTGGACTTCCACGAGCTGAACAG GAGTTAGTGTTTTCTCCAACTCCTAGAGGAAAGAGGAAAGTAATAATTTCTACCAATATAGCAGAAACATCCCTTACATTGGAG GGTATTGTCTATGTTGTTGACAGCGgattttcaaaacaaaagttCTACAATCCG ATTACTGATGTTGAAAATCTGGTTGTGGCACCAATATCTAAGGCTTCTGCTAAACAGAGAGCTGGTAGGGCTGGACGAGTTCGACCAGGAAAATGTTACAG GTTATATGCAGAAGAATATTTTCTTAATCACATGTCTAATGAGGCAATTCCAGAGATACAGAGATCAAATCTTGTCTCCTGTATAATCCAT TTGAAGGCCTTGGGGATTGATAATATCTTAGGCTTTGATTGGCCTGCATCTCCATCTCCTGAAGCAATGATCCGGGCACTAGAAGTTCTCTACTCACTTGGGGTCTTGGACGATGATGTGAAGCTTACTTCACCTACTGGATTTCAAGTTGCAGAGATTCCACTT GACCCAATGATCTCAAAAATGATAATAGCTTCCAACCAATTTGGATGTTCAGAGGAAATAATCACGGTTGCTGCTGTTCTTTCCATCCAA TCCATCTGGATCTCCGGACGAGGGATACAAAAGGAATCAGATGAAGCAAAATTGAGATTTGCTGCAGCAGAG GGTGACCATGTGACATTCCTTAATGTATACAAGGGGTTTCTTCAGTCTGGTAAATCTTCCCAGTGGTGTCACAAGAACTACGTGAACTACCATGCAATG agaaaggTTCTTGAAGTTAGAGAACAACTCAAACGAATTGCACAGAGAATTGGCATAGTCTTAAAGTCTTGCGAGAGTGATATGCAG GTGGTTCGGAAGGCAGTTACTGCAGGATTCTTCGCTAATACATGCCGTTTAGAG GAATACAGCCATAATGGGATGTACAAGACGATAAGAGGATCGCAAGAAGTTTATATTCACCCTTCATCAGTGCTATTCAG AGTAAATCCGAAGTGGATTATTTACAATTCTCTTGTATCAACTGATAGACAGTACATGCGTAACGTCATATCCATAGATCCTTCATGGCTCTTGGAGGCTGCTCCACACTTCTACCAGCTACAACAATCTAATCCTCTTCACTAA
- the LOC130957889 gene encoding nudix hydrolase 15, mitochondrial-like codes for MDPSNNNGGQKRLLALAQRLRLHKPPPFSENMLEKIMEESKGKVVSRVGFPEPATAIAQNQGVFRFKRAAVLICIFEGDAGELRVILTKRSSKLSMYSGEVALPGGKAEEGDKDDGDTAKREAMEEVGLDPQLVDVVTFLEPFFSKYLIIVVPVIGILHDKKAFKPAPNPAEVEAVFDVPLEMFLKDEKRKQEERIWMGEKYVIHLFEYEIEHKKYLIWGLTAGMLIKAASVVYQRPPAFLEHNPIMIPRDITKDTLIH; via the exons ATGGATCCTTCCAATAACAATGGAGGACAGAAGAGGCTCCTAGCCTTGGCACAACGGCTCAGACTTCACAAGCCCCCACCATTCTCTGAGAACATGTTAGAAAAGATCATGGAAGAAAGCAAAGGCAAGGTTGTTTCCCGAGTCGGTTTCCCGGAACCAGCCACTGCAATTGCTCAAAACCAAGGAGTATTTAGATTCAAGAGAGCTGCTGTTTTGATCTGCATCTTCGAAGGCGACGCAGGGGAACTACGAGTGATCCTCACCAAGCGATCTTCCAAGCTCTCTATGTACTCAG GTGAAGTGGCCTTGCCTGGTGGTAAGGCAGAAGAAGGTGATAAGGATGATGGAGACACTGCAAAAAGAGAGGCAATGGAGGAAGTTGGGTTGGACCCTCAACTTGTTGATGTTGTTACGTTTCTTGAACCATTCTTCTCTAAG TACCTCATAATAGTGGTTCCTGTCATTGGCATACTTCATGACAAAAAAGCATTCAAGCCAGCTCCAAACCCTGCTGAAGTAGAAGCTGTATTTGATGTACCTTTGGAAATGTTTCTCAAG GATGAAAAGAGGAAGCAAGAAGAGAGGATATGGATGGGAGAGAAGTATGTGATACATTTATTTGAATATGAAATTGAGCACAAGAAATACCTCATATGGGGTTTAACAGCTGGCATGTTGATAAAGGCTGCATCAGTTGTGTATCAACGGCCACCAGCTTTCTTGGAGCACAATCCTATAATGATTCCTAGGGACATAACCAAGGATACTTTAATTCATTGA
- the LOC130957888 gene encoding protein IQ-DOMAIN 9-like isoform X1, with translation MGSGDWFKTLISRKSKERKPKKGKRQGTLASVKLSALNSNDCTRRDSSDLANGAKAENIGSVETIAATRIQTAFRAHKARKALRRLKGITKLQIVTQSYSVKKQANTAITYLHSWSKIQTEIRARRICMVTEDRIRRKKLENQLKLEAKLHDLEVEWCSGSETMEEVVGRIHQREEAAVKRERAMAYAFSHQWRANCSQSQGLGSCELGKANWGWSWKARWIAARPWESRVATMSSDAKKAQNKKDKKTSPPKPPVLAKPASTNPKGTPPLANAKGSAKARRLSYPTTEKTVTVVQKSAVSSH, from the exons ATGGGTTCAGGCGATTGGTTTAAGACATTAATTTcaagaaaatcaaaagaaagaaaaccCAAGAAAGGAAAG AGACAGGGTACTTTAGCTTCAGTGAAATTAAGTGCACTGAACTCAAATGATTGTACAAGAAGAGACTCTAGTGACTTAGCAAATGGTGCTAAAGCTGAAAATATTGGGTCAGTTGAAACTATTGCTGCAACAAGAATCCAGACTGCATTCCGGGCTCATAAG GCTAGAAAGGCTCTTCGCCGCTTGAAAGGGATCACAAAACTGCAGATTGTAACACAAAGTTACTCGGTTAAAAAGCAAGCCAATACTGCTATAACTTACCTTCATTCATGGAGCAAGATACAGACTGAGATTAGAGCTCGAAGAATCTGTATGGTGACTGAAGACAGGATCAGGCGGAAGAAACTAGAAAATCAGCTTAAACTTGAGGCAAAGCTGCATGATCTGGAG GTTGAATGGTGTAGTGGTTCTGAAACCATGGAGGAGGTTGTTGGAAGGATACATCAGAGAGAAGAAGCAGCTGTTAAGCGTGAAAGAGCTATGGCATATGCCTTTTCTCATCAG TGGAGGGCCAACTGTAGTCAGAGCCAAGGGCTAGGAAGCTGTGAACTTGGTAAAGCTAATTGGGGTTGGAGCTGGAAGGCACGCTGGATCGCTGCTCGGCCGTGGGAAAGCCGTGTTGCCACCATGTCCAGTGATGCAAAGAAAGCTCAGAATAAGAAGGATAAGAAGACATCACCACCAAAACCACCTGTTTTGGCAAAACCAGCTTCCACCAATCCAAAAGGGACCCCTCCTTTGGCAAATGCTAAAGGGTCTGCAAAAGCTAGGAGATTGTCATACCCAACAACAGAAAAAACTGTAACTGTGGTGCAGAAAAGTGCAGTGAGTTCTCACTAG
- the LOC130955420 gene encoding uncharacterized protein LOC130955420 translates to MNMCSNTGNTGCGCGSSGAASMWSSGVKKPQNKRPRIPKRGPGVAELEKILREQENIDTISDHHHRGNNNNNGECAFSFQSNHHSNPFHHNSSPLKPHHYHHLQPPPPPSSPPRPPHVPPSATKSDHLVPTTPPPSIMTSPSVYAHFGRNGGGSSLVRPEQELFPMNLSSCMSKSNINDVIDVSQSDSGNSSSRNLSSESNQIWPQPPTIQKRTNSFPSPPMMNQFLGSGIPASSGSLPLGLHNHIEPPSNQSSYYKHTSNVPEEHKVSGMKRSHPSSLENTLIPPPNFQVSSIFSHLSRPHQSSITDTQGANGFTSANNCYRDAKRGSSSSLDLNNKRFNSDIGVHGQANFPSFATHHDVHPPPPPMHLFQGVLSKGTMLPYQVIEDRTEDSNHRSGSNASDNKPFYNFLGVKDPEWGNAPGSHHGRCEAGRCGIDLSLKL, encoded by the exons ATGAACATGTGCAGCAACACAGGTAACACTGGTTGTGGTTGTGGAAGCAGTGGTGCTGCTAGCATGTGGAGTTCCGGTGTGAAGAAGCCGCAGAATAAGCGTCCAAGGATTCCAAAGAGAGGCCCTGGTGTTGCTGAGCTTGAGAAGATTCTCAGAGAACAAGAGAATATAGACACCATTTCAGATCATCATCATAGGggaaacaataacaacaatgGTGAATGTGCTTTTTCATTTCAATCAAATCATcattcaaatccttttcatcaTAATTCTTCACCTTTGAAACcacatcattatcatcatcttcagccaccaccaccaccctccTCGCCACCTCGGCCGCCACATGTTCCTCCATCGGCAACAAAATCTGATCATTTAGTCCCAACTACTCCACCACCATCCATTATGACATCTCCTTCTGTCTATGCTCACTTTGGAAGAAATGGTGGAGGATCAAGTTTGGTTAGGCCTGAACAGGAACTGTTTCCAATGAATCTAAGTTCATGTATGTCCAAGTCCAACATCAATGATGTGATAGATGTAAGCCAATCTGATTCTGGAAATTCCTCATCTAGGaatttgtcttctgaatctaaTCAAATTTGGCCTCAACCTCCCACAATTCAAAAGAGAACTAATTCGTTTCCATCTCCTCCCATG ATGAATCAATTTCTTGGAAGTGGTATCCCTGCCTCTTCAGGATCATTGCCACTTGGACTGCACAATCATATAGAGCCCCCTTCAAACCAAAGTTCTTATTACAAACACACATCTAATGTCCCAGAGGAACATAAG GTATCTGGCATGAAGAGATCTCACCCTTCATCCTTGGAAAACACTCTGATTCCTCCACCTAACTTCCAAgtttcttcaatcttttctcacCTTAGTAGACCTCATCAATCATCCATTACTGATACTCAAGGTGCAAATGGTTTCACCTCAGCCAATAATTGTTATAG GGATGCAAAACGGGGTAGTAGCAGTAGTTTGGATCTCAACAACAAAAGGTTCAATTCTGACATTGGTGTGCATGGCCAAGCAAATTTCCCATCATTTGCAACTCATCATGATGTtcatccaccaccaccacctatGCATTTGTTTCAAGGTGTTCTTTCCAAGGGCACTATGCTCCCTTACCAAGTCATTGAA GATAGAACTGAGGACTCAAACCATCGTTCAGGATCAAATGCATCAGACAATAAGCCTTTTTATAATTTCTTAGGAGTTAAGGATCCAGAGTGGGGGAATGCACCTGGATCACATCACGGACGATGCGAAGCAGGACGCTGTGGCATTGATCTTAGCTTGAAGCTTTGA
- the LOC130957888 gene encoding protein IQ-DOMAIN 9-like isoform X2 produces MGSGDWFKTLISRKSKERKPKKGKGTLASVKLSALNSNDCTRRDSSDLANGAKAENIGSVETIAATRIQTAFRAHKARKALRRLKGITKLQIVTQSYSVKKQANTAITYLHSWSKIQTEIRARRICMVTEDRIRRKKLENQLKLEAKLHDLEVEWCSGSETMEEVVGRIHQREEAAVKRERAMAYAFSHQWRANCSQSQGLGSCELGKANWGWSWKARWIAARPWESRVATMSSDAKKAQNKKDKKTSPPKPPVLAKPASTNPKGTPPLANAKGSAKARRLSYPTTEKTVTVVQKSAVSSH; encoded by the exons ATGGGTTCAGGCGATTGGTTTAAGACATTAATTTcaagaaaatcaaaagaaagaaaaccCAAGAAAGGAAAG GGTACTTTAGCTTCAGTGAAATTAAGTGCACTGAACTCAAATGATTGTACAAGAAGAGACTCTAGTGACTTAGCAAATGGTGCTAAAGCTGAAAATATTGGGTCAGTTGAAACTATTGCTGCAACAAGAATCCAGACTGCATTCCGGGCTCATAAG GCTAGAAAGGCTCTTCGCCGCTTGAAAGGGATCACAAAACTGCAGATTGTAACACAAAGTTACTCGGTTAAAAAGCAAGCCAATACTGCTATAACTTACCTTCATTCATGGAGCAAGATACAGACTGAGATTAGAGCTCGAAGAATCTGTATGGTGACTGAAGACAGGATCAGGCGGAAGAAACTAGAAAATCAGCTTAAACTTGAGGCAAAGCTGCATGATCTGGAG GTTGAATGGTGTAGTGGTTCTGAAACCATGGAGGAGGTTGTTGGAAGGATACATCAGAGAGAAGAAGCAGCTGTTAAGCGTGAAAGAGCTATGGCATATGCCTTTTCTCATCAG TGGAGGGCCAACTGTAGTCAGAGCCAAGGGCTAGGAAGCTGTGAACTTGGTAAAGCTAATTGGGGTTGGAGCTGGAAGGCACGCTGGATCGCTGCTCGGCCGTGGGAAAGCCGTGTTGCCACCATGTCCAGTGATGCAAAGAAAGCTCAGAATAAGAAGGATAAGAAGACATCACCACCAAAACCACCTGTTTTGGCAAAACCAGCTTCCACCAATCCAAAAGGGACCCCTCCTTTGGCAAATGCTAAAGGGTCTGCAAAAGCTAGGAGATTGTCATACCCAACAACAGAAAAAACTGTAACTGTGGTGCAGAAAAGTGCAGTGAGTTCTCACTAG